In Vanacampus margaritifer isolate UIUO_Vmar chromosome 18, RoL_Vmar_1.0, whole genome shotgun sequence, a genomic segment contains:
- the LOC144038943 gene encoding peptidyl-prolyl cis-trans isomerase FKBP10-like isoform X2, with translation MDEGLLGMCVGEIRNIVIPPFKGYGEKGSGVEVPPHATLIFDVLLVDIHNAKDNITVENQVVPESCTRRSVAGDYIRYHYNGTFLNGVTFDTSYQRNSTYNTYIGMGYVIAGMDQALLGVCMGERRRVVIPPTLAYGKDGAGDVIPPYAVLVFDIHVIDFHNPSDQVDVKVLHRPEACNHTTEVDDLVHYHYNCTLVDGTRLFSSHDYENLQDAVLGSDKVIDGLDQALRGMCEGEKRLVTVPPHLGHGEKGASGVPSSAVLVFDIEMVTVQKGVPPGYLFVWLGDTPQDLFQVMDANKDAAVPEEEFAEFIKLQVSEGKGRLKPGMAAEQVISDMFANQDRDKDGRITAEELKLKVDEDNELAHHDEL, from the exons ATGGACGAGGGCCTGCTGGGCATGTGCGTGGGCGAGATCCGCAATATCGTCATCCCGCCCTTCAAAGGCTACGGCGAAAAAGGCTCGG GAGTGGAGGTCCCCCCCCACGCCACTCTGATATTTGACGTCCTGCTAGTGGACATCCACAACGCCAAAGACAACATCACTGTGGAGAATCAGGTGGTGCCCGAGTCGTGCACTCGCAGGTCAGTGGCGGGCGATTATATCCGCTACCACTACAACGGGACCTTCCTCAACGGCGTCACCTTCGACACAAG CTACCAGAGGAACAGCACGTACAACACGTACATCGGGATGGGCTACGTGATCGCAGGTATGGACCAGGCCCTGCTGGGGGTCTGCATGGGCGAGCGACGGAGGGTCGTCATCCCGCCGACCCTGGCGTACGGCAAAGACGGAGCAG GCGATGTGATCCCGCCGTACGCCGTGCTGGTCTTCGACATCCACGTCATCGACTTCCACAACCCGAGCGACCAAGTGGACGTGAAGGTCCTACACCGGCCTGAAGCGTGCAACCACACCACCGAGGTGGATGACCTGGTGCACTACCACTACAACTGCACCCTGGTGGACGGCACCCGACTCTTCTCCTC CCACGATTACGAGAACCTCCAGGACGCGGTTCTGGGCTCGGACAAGGTGATCGACGGGCTGGACCAGGCCTTGCGAGGCATGTGCGAGGGCGAGAAGCGACTGGTCACCGTGCCGCCTCACTTGGGCCACGGAGAAAAAGGAG CCTCGGGTGTGCCGAGCAGCGCCGTCCTGGTGTTCGATATCGAGATGGTGACCGTGCAGAAAGGCGTGCCACCGGGTTACCTGTTCGTGTGGCTGGGGGACACGCCCCAAGATTTGTTTCAGGTCATGGACGCCAACAAGGACGCGGCCGTGCCCGAGGAAGAG TTCGCCGAATTCATCAAGCTGCAGGTGTCGGAGGGCAAAGGTCGCCTGAAGCCCGGGATGGCCGCCGAGCAGGTGATTTCCGACATGTTCGCCAACCAGGACCGCGACAAGGACGGCCGCATCACGGCCGAAGAGCTCAAGCTGAAGGTGGACGAGGACAACGAGCTGGCGCATCACgacgagctgtga
- the LOC144038943 gene encoding peptidyl-prolyl cis-trans isomerase FKBP10-like isoform X1, translating to MFACCIVPVLVLFACSVECNPSPLTDVVVDRRFIPSTCPRQAKDGDQVRYHYNATFLDGKTFDSSHQRGEAKVGLLGEGRLIAGIEKGLLGMCVNERRTVTVPPHLAYGSTGAGDVIPPDATLVFEINLLDLWNKADLVVTNTIRTPKDCKRSVMRSDFVRYHYNGTLLDGTTFDSSFARKQTRDSLVGEGWLVKGMDEGLLGMCVGEIRNIVIPPFKGYGEKGSGVEVPPHATLIFDVLLVDIHNAKDNITVENQVVPESCTRRSVAGDYIRYHYNGTFLNGVTFDTSYQRNSTYNTYIGMGYVIAGMDQALLGVCMGERRRVVIPPTLAYGKDGAGDVIPPYAVLVFDIHVIDFHNPSDQVDVKVLHRPEACNHTTEVDDLVHYHYNCTLVDGTRLFSSHDYENLQDAVLGSDKVIDGLDQALRGMCEGEKRLVTVPPHLGHGEKGASGVPSSAVLVFDIEMVTVQKGVPPGYLFVWLGDTPQDLFQVMDANKDAAVPEEEFAEFIKLQVSEGKGRLKPGMAAEQVISDMFANQDRDKDGRITAEELKLKVDEDNELAHHDEL from the exons ATGTTTGCCTGTTGCATCGTCCCCGTGTTGGTCCTGTTTGCGTGCTCCGTGGAGTGCAACCCCAGTCCTCTTACAGATGTAGTCGTGGACAGACGCTTCATCCCCTCAACATGTCCGCGGCAAGCCAAAGACGGAGATCAGGTTCGCTATCACTACAACGCCACATTTCTCGACGGAAAAACTTTCGATTCCAG CCACCAGCGAGGGGAGGCTAAGGTGGGCCTCCTCGGGGAAGGTCGCCTGATCGCTGGCATAGAAAAAGGCCTGCTGGGCATGTGCGTTAACGAGCGACGCACCGTCACCGTCCCGCCGCACTTGGCCTACGGCAGCACCGGAGCAG GTGACGTGATCCCTCCGGACGCCACGCTGGTCTTCGAGATCAATCTGCTGGATTTGTGGAACAAAGCCGACCTGGTGGTCACCAACACCATTAGGACCCCCAAAGACTGCAAGCGCTCGGTGATGCGCAGCGACTTTGTCCGTTACCACTACAACGGCACCCTGCTGGACGGCACCACCTTCGACTCCAG CTTCGCGCGGAAGCAGACGCGCGACTCCCTGGTGGGCGAGGGCTGGCTGGTCAAAGGCATGGACGAGGGCCTGCTGGGCATGTGCGTGGGCGAGATCCGCAATATCGTCATCCCGCCCTTCAAAGGCTACGGCGAAAAAGGCTCGG GAGTGGAGGTCCCCCCCCACGCCACTCTGATATTTGACGTCCTGCTAGTGGACATCCACAACGCCAAAGACAACATCACTGTGGAGAATCAGGTGGTGCCCGAGTCGTGCACTCGCAGGTCAGTGGCGGGCGATTATATCCGCTACCACTACAACGGGACCTTCCTCAACGGCGTCACCTTCGACACAAG CTACCAGAGGAACAGCACGTACAACACGTACATCGGGATGGGCTACGTGATCGCAGGTATGGACCAGGCCCTGCTGGGGGTCTGCATGGGCGAGCGACGGAGGGTCGTCATCCCGCCGACCCTGGCGTACGGCAAAGACGGAGCAG GCGATGTGATCCCGCCGTACGCCGTGCTGGTCTTCGACATCCACGTCATCGACTTCCACAACCCGAGCGACCAAGTGGACGTGAAGGTCCTACACCGGCCTGAAGCGTGCAACCACACCACCGAGGTGGATGACCTGGTGCACTACCACTACAACTGCACCCTGGTGGACGGCACCCGACTCTTCTCCTC CCACGATTACGAGAACCTCCAGGACGCGGTTCTGGGCTCGGACAAGGTGATCGACGGGCTGGACCAGGCCTTGCGAGGCATGTGCGAGGGCGAGAAGCGACTGGTCACCGTGCCGCCTCACTTGGGCCACGGAGAAAAAGGAG CCTCGGGTGTGCCGAGCAGCGCCGTCCTGGTGTTCGATATCGAGATGGTGACCGTGCAGAAAGGCGTGCCACCGGGTTACCTGTTCGTGTGGCTGGGGGACACGCCCCAAGATTTGTTTCAGGTCATGGACGCCAACAAGGACGCGGCCGTGCCCGAGGAAGAG TTCGCCGAATTCATCAAGCTGCAGGTGTCGGAGGGCAAAGGTCGCCTGAAGCCCGGGATGGCCGCCGAGCAGGTGATTTCCGACATGTTCGCCAACCAGGACCGCGACAAGGACGGCCGCATCACGGCCGAAGAGCTCAAGCTGAAGGTGGACGAGGACAACGAGCTGGCGCATCACgacgagctgtga
- the LOC144038944 gene encoding 7-methylguanosine phosphate-specific 5'-nucleotidase-like: MFGLKSYKQTADSSLLLLKLVYKIPWLCTPLRTLVDIWPQLTKSEVMSELSRSSVLIKRRDRVEETLEAMRQDGTAGLHVISDFDMTLTRFAHNGKRVPTSHNILDNRLLVDEECGKKMRELLNTYYPIEIDASRTVEEKLPFMVEWWTKVHNLLVEQKIRKDLLAAAVRESTSVTSMLRDGCKAFFDQLAHRDVPLLIFSGGVGDVLEEVIRQHGVFHPNIHVIANYMDFDHSGILRAFKGDLIHTFNKRVRALSHAARFPELQARRSVLLLGDSLGDLNMAAGVPEPRRLLTVGFLNDQVDARRESYVNSFDIVVLAQDDTMDVPNAVLRFVMSSGKGQSRLTGT, encoded by the exons ATGTTTGGATTAAAAAGTTATAAACAAACCGCCGACAGCTCGTTGCTGCTTTTAAAACTG GTGTATAAAATTCCATGGCTGTGCACACCATTGCGTACTCTCGTGGATATATGGCCACAGCTCACGAAATCTGAG GTGATGTCAGAGCTGAGTCGGAGCTCGGTGCTGATCAAGCGGCGCGACCGAGTGGAAGAAACGCTGGAGGCCATGCGACAAGATGGCACCGCCGGTCTGCAT GTTATTTCTGACTTTGACATGACGCTGACCAGATTCGCTCACAATGGCAAAAGAGTTCCGACATCTCACA ACATTCTGGACAACAGGTTATTGGTGGACGAGGAGTGTGGCAAAAAG ATGAGGGAGCTGTTGAACACTTACTACCCCATCGAGATCGATGCTAGCCGGACTGTTGAAGAGAAGCTGCCCTTCATGGTGGAGtg gTGGACGAAGGTTCACAATCTGCTGGTGGAGCAGAAGATCAGGAAGGACCTTCTAGCCGCGGCTGTCAGGGAATCCACGTCCGTCACGTCCATGCTCAG GGATGGCTGCAAGGCGTTCTTCGACCAACTGGCCCATCGCGACGTCCCCCTACTCATCTTCTCCGGCGGCGTCGGGGACGTGCTGGAGGAAGTGATCCGACAGCACGGCGTCTTCCATCCCAACATTCACGTCATCGCCAACTACATGGACTTTGACCACTCC GGCATCCTACGGGCCTTCAAGGGTGATCTGATCCACACGTTCAACAAGCGCGTGAGGGCTCTGTCGCACGCCGCCCGCTTCCCCGAACTCCAGGCCCGACGCAGCGTGCTGCTGCTGGGGGACTCTCTGGGCGACCTCAACATGGCGGCCGGCGTGCCCGAGCCTCGTCGCCTCCTCACCGTCGGCTTCCTCAACGACCAG GTGGACGCAAGGAGGGAGTCATACGTCAACTCTTTTGACATTGTGGTGCTGGCGCAGGACGACACGATGGACGTGCCCAACGCCGTCCTCAGGTTTGTGATGTCATCAGGAAAGGGACAGTCGAGACTGACGGGCACTTAA
- the LOC144038941 gene encoding disintegrin and metalloproteinase domain-containing protein 11-like isoform X3, translating to MPRIDLLFPPPACRMNGTQPKGQTGGGTGDGKRRDGDDWSALEAKEKLANSLRRSKRQVRRGQRTVQTETKYIELMVVNDHELFVQQRRSTSQTKNFAKAVVNMADAIYKDQLNTRIVLVAMETWSSQNRISVGDDALLTLRDFMKYRKASIRERCDAVHLLSGRTFMSSRSEAAYIGGICSLSRGGGINEFGAVGPVAITLCQSLGQNIGMLRNKDRPAAGDCRCPDPWLGCIMEDTGYYLPRKFSRCSVDEYLRFLQQGGGSCLFNKPSKLLDPPECGNGYVELGEECDCGTLMECARNGANCCKKCTLTHNAMCSNGLCCRDCKYELRSVTCREAVNDCDIPETCVGDSSQCPHNVHKLDGYPCEAGQGRCYGGRCKTRDSQCRSLWGYNAADRFCYEKLNSEGTEKGNCGLEPGGQGWMQCSKQDVLCGLLLCTNVTEKPSFGELQGKLTSLTIYHHNRYLDCRGGHAVLDDGLDLGYVEDGTPCGPNMMCLERRCLAVTTFNLSMCPGSSISRVCSHHGTCSNEVKCICDRDYTGKDCSVFDPIPIPTPPDGPEKYKGPSGTNIIIGSVAGAILVAAIVLGGTGWGFKNIRRGRYDPAFES from the exons ATGCCTCGCATCGACCTCCTGTTTCCACCTCCAG CATGCCGCATGAACGGCACCCAGCCTAAAGGGCAGACAGGTGGCGGCACGGGAGACGGGAAGAGGCGGGATGGGGACGACTGGTCTGCGCTGGAGGCAAAGGAGAAGCTTGCCAACAGCTTAAGACGATCAAAAAGACAA GTGCGTCGGGGTCAGCGCACAGTGCAGACGGAGACCAAATACATCGAGCTGATGGTCGTAAATGACCACGAGCTG TTTGTCCAACAGCGTCGCTCCACCTCTCAGACGAAGAACTTTGCCAAAGCGGTGGTGAACATGGCGGATGCG ATCTACAAGGATCAACTCAACACGCGCATCGTCCTGGTCGCCATGGAAACCTGGTCGTCCCAAAACCGCATCTCGGTGGGCGACGACGCCCTGCTCACCCTGCGCGACTTCATGAAGTACCGCAAGGCGAGCATCCGCGAGCGCTGCGACGCCGTGCACCTCCTCTC CGGGAGGACGTTCATGAGCAGCCGCAGCGAGGCCGCCTATATCGGCGGGATCTGCTCGCTCAGCAGAGGCGGCGGCATCAACGAG TTTGGCGCCGTGGGTCCGGTGGCCATCACGCTGTGCCAGAGCCTGGGTCAGAACATCGGAATGCTGAGGAACAAGGACAGACCTGCTGCAG GAGACTGCAGGTGTCCAGACCCGTGGTTGGGATGCATCATGGAGGACACTGG CTACTACCTACCCAGGAAGTTCTCTCGCTGCAGTGTGGACGAATATCTCCGCTTCTTGCAGCAAGGCGGCGGCAGCTGCTTGTTCAACAAGCCCAGCAAG CTGCTCGACCCGCCCGAGTGCGGCAACGGCTACGTGGAGCTCGGCGAGGAGTGCGACTGCGGCACACTCATG GAGTGCGCCCGCAACGGCGCCAACTGCTGCAAGAAGTGCACGCTTACCCACAATGCAATGTGCAGCAACGGCCTCTGCTGCAGAGACTGCAAG TACGAGCTGAGAAGCGTGACGTGTCGCGAGGCCGTCAATGACTGTGACATCCCGGAAACCTGCGTAGGGGACTCCagccag TGTCCGCACAACGTCCACAAGCTGGACGGGTACCCGTGCGAGGCCGGTCAG GGCCGCTGTTACGGGGGCCGCTGTAAGACAAGAGACAGCCAGTGCCGGAGCCTGTGGGGCTACA ACGCCGCTGACAGGTTCTGCTACGAAAAGCTCAATTCCGAGGGCACGGAGAAAGGGAACTGCGGCCTTGAGCCTGGCGGCCAGGGATGGATGCAATGCAGCAAGCA ggaCGTTCTGTGTGGTTTGCTGCTGTGCACCAACGTGACGGAAAAGCCAAGCTTTGGCGAGCTGCAGGGCAAACTCACCAGTTTGACCATCTATCATCACAACAGATACCTGGACTGCAG GGGTGGTCACGCAGTGCTGGACGACGGCTTGGACTTGGGCTACGTGGAGGACGGCACACCATGCGGGCCCAACATGATGTGTCTGGAACGGCGCTGCCTCGCGGTCACCACCTTCAACCTCAGCATGTGTCCCGGATCGTCCATCTCGCGCGTCTGCTCCCATCACGGC ACATGCAGCAACGAGGTGAAGTGCATCTGCGATCGCGACTACACTGGGAAGGACTGCAGCGTGTTTGACCCCATCCCCATTCCCACGCCACCCGATGGCCCCGAGAAGTATAAAG GTCCGAGCGGGACCAACATCATCATTGGCTCGGTGGCCGGTGCCATCCTGGTGGCGGCCATCGTCCTGGGAGGCACAGGATGGGGGTTCAA AAACATCCGGAGAGGAAGGTACGACCCCGCCTTTGAGTCCTGA
- the LOC144038941 gene encoding disintegrin and metalloproteinase domain-containing protein 11-like isoform X2, translating to MRAVRCLLFAAVLARVTGLREGWQPPAEDLVQPKRLLQQIHSQDELLHSRLDTRVQNSSSGAQPVHLAQSSFLVEAFGSSFVLDLELNHHLLSTDYVERHFEDDGQPSQIKGGEHCYYHGRVRGLPQSWAAVSTCNGLWGMFSDGNVSYGIEPAGGGEVDHVVYRMPRIDLLFPPPACRMNGTQPKGQTGGGTGDGKRRDGDDWSALEAKEKLANSLRRSKRQVRRGQRTVQTETKYIELMVVNDHELFVQQRRSTSQTKNFAKAVVNMADAIYKDQLNTRIVLVAMETWSSQNRISVGDDALLTLRDFMKYRKASIRERCDAVHLLSGRTFMSSRSEAAYIGGICSLSRGGGINEFGAVGPVAITLCQSLGQNIGMLRNKDRPAAGDCRCPDPWLGCIMEDTGYYLPRKFSRCSVDEYLRFLQQGGGSCLFNKPSKLLDPPECGNGYVELGEECDCGTLMECARNGANCCKKCTLTHNAMCSNGLCCRDCKYELRSVTCREAVNDCDIPETCVGDSSQCPHNVHKLDGYPCEAGQGRCYGGRCKTRDSQCRSLWGYNAADRFCYEKLNSEGTEKGNCGLEPGGQGWMQCSKQDVLCGLLLCTNVTEKPSFGELQGKLTSLTIYHHNRYLDCRGGHAVLDDGLDLGYVEDGTPCGPNMMCLERRCLAVTTFNLSMCPGSSISRVCSHHGTCSNEVKCICDRDYTGKDCSVFDPIPIPTPPDGPEKYKGPSGTNIIIGSVAGAILVAAIVLGGTGWGFKNIRRGRSSGV from the exons ATGCGGGCTGTGAGGTGCCTGCTGTTCGCTGCAGTGCTTGCACGGGTGACGG GTCTGAGGGAGGGCTGGCAGCCCCCCGCTGAAGATCTCGTGCAGCCCAAGAGGCTCCTGCAGCAGATCCACTCTCAGGACGAGCTGCTCCACAGCCGCCTCGACACCCGCGTCCAAAACTCCTCGTCGGGGGCGCAG CCCGTGCATCTGGCCCAGAGCAGCTTCCTGGTGGAGGCCTTTGGCAGCTCATTTGTCCTCGACCTGGAACTCAACCA CCATCTCCTGTCGACGGACTATGTGGAGAGACACTTCGAAGATGACGGGCAGCCGTCGCAGATTAAG GGAGGAGAACATTGTTACTACCACGGACGTGTGCGAGGGCTGCCCCAATCCTGGGCAGCTGTGTCCACTTGCAATGGCCTGTG GGGGATGTTCTCCGACGGGAATGTCTCGTACGGGATCGAACCCGCCGGCGGCGGCGAG GTGGACCATGTTGTGTATCGCATGCCTCGCATCGACCTCCTGTTTCCACCTCCAG CATGCCGCATGAACGGCACCCAGCCTAAAGGGCAGACAGGTGGCGGCACGGGAGACGGGAAGAGGCGGGATGGGGACGACTGGTCTGCGCTGGAGGCAAAGGAGAAGCTTGCCAACAGCTTAAGACGATCAAAAAGACAA GTGCGTCGGGGTCAGCGCACAGTGCAGACGGAGACCAAATACATCGAGCTGATGGTCGTAAATGACCACGAGCTG TTTGTCCAACAGCGTCGCTCCACCTCTCAGACGAAGAACTTTGCCAAAGCGGTGGTGAACATGGCGGATGCG ATCTACAAGGATCAACTCAACACGCGCATCGTCCTGGTCGCCATGGAAACCTGGTCGTCCCAAAACCGCATCTCGGTGGGCGACGACGCCCTGCTCACCCTGCGCGACTTCATGAAGTACCGCAAGGCGAGCATCCGCGAGCGCTGCGACGCCGTGCACCTCCTCTC CGGGAGGACGTTCATGAGCAGCCGCAGCGAGGCCGCCTATATCGGCGGGATCTGCTCGCTCAGCAGAGGCGGCGGCATCAACGAG TTTGGCGCCGTGGGTCCGGTGGCCATCACGCTGTGCCAGAGCCTGGGTCAGAACATCGGAATGCTGAGGAACAAGGACAGACCTGCTGCAG GAGACTGCAGGTGTCCAGACCCGTGGTTGGGATGCATCATGGAGGACACTGG CTACTACCTACCCAGGAAGTTCTCTCGCTGCAGTGTGGACGAATATCTCCGCTTCTTGCAGCAAGGCGGCGGCAGCTGCTTGTTCAACAAGCCCAGCAAG CTGCTCGACCCGCCCGAGTGCGGCAACGGCTACGTGGAGCTCGGCGAGGAGTGCGACTGCGGCACACTCATG GAGTGCGCCCGCAACGGCGCCAACTGCTGCAAGAAGTGCACGCTTACCCACAATGCAATGTGCAGCAACGGCCTCTGCTGCAGAGACTGCAAG TACGAGCTGAGAAGCGTGACGTGTCGCGAGGCCGTCAATGACTGTGACATCCCGGAAACCTGCGTAGGGGACTCCagccag TGTCCGCACAACGTCCACAAGCTGGACGGGTACCCGTGCGAGGCCGGTCAG GGCCGCTGTTACGGGGGCCGCTGTAAGACAAGAGACAGCCAGTGCCGGAGCCTGTGGGGCTACA ACGCCGCTGACAGGTTCTGCTACGAAAAGCTCAATTCCGAGGGCACGGAGAAAGGGAACTGCGGCCTTGAGCCTGGCGGCCAGGGATGGATGCAATGCAGCAAGCA ggaCGTTCTGTGTGGTTTGCTGCTGTGCACCAACGTGACGGAAAAGCCAAGCTTTGGCGAGCTGCAGGGCAAACTCACCAGTTTGACCATCTATCATCACAACAGATACCTGGACTGCAG GGGTGGTCACGCAGTGCTGGACGACGGCTTGGACTTGGGCTACGTGGAGGACGGCACACCATGCGGGCCCAACATGATGTGTCTGGAACGGCGCTGCCTCGCGGTCACCACCTTCAACCTCAGCATGTGTCCCGGATCGTCCATCTCGCGCGTCTGCTCCCATCACGGC ACATGCAGCAACGAGGTGAAGTGCATCTGCGATCGCGACTACACTGGGAAGGACTGCAGCGTGTTTGACCCCATCCCCATTCCCACGCCACCCGATGGCCCCGAGAAGTATAAAG GTCCGAGCGGGACCAACATCATCATTGGCTCGGTGGCCGGTGCCATCCTGGTGGCGGCCATCGTCCTGGGAGGCACAGGATGGGGGTTCAA AAACATCCGGAGAGGAAG ATCTTCCGGAGTTTGA
- the LOC144038941 gene encoding disintegrin and metalloproteinase domain-containing protein 11-like isoform X1: MRAVRCLLFAAVLARVTGLREGWQPPAEDLVQPKRLLQQIHSQDELLHSRLDTRVQNSSSGAQPVHLAQSSFLVEAFGSSFVLDLELNHHLLSTDYVERHFEDDGQPSQIKGGEHCYYHGRVRGLPQSWAAVSTCNGLWGMFSDGNVSYGIEPAGGGEVDHVVYRMPRIDLLFPPPACRMNGTQPKGQTGGGTGDGKRRDGDDWSALEAKEKLANSLRRSKRQVRRGQRTVQTETKYIELMVVNDHELFVQQRRSTSQTKNFAKAVVNMADAIYKDQLNTRIVLVAMETWSSQNRISVGDDALLTLRDFMKYRKASIRERCDAVHLLSGRTFMSSRSEAAYIGGICSLSRGGGINEFGAVGPVAITLCQSLGQNIGMLRNKDRPAAGDCRCPDPWLGCIMEDTGYYLPRKFSRCSVDEYLRFLQQGGGSCLFNKPSKLLDPPECGNGYVELGEECDCGTLMECARNGANCCKKCTLTHNAMCSNGLCCRDCKYELRSVTCREAVNDCDIPETCVGDSSQCPHNVHKLDGYPCEAGQGRCYGGRCKTRDSQCRSLWGYNAADRFCYEKLNSEGTEKGNCGLEPGGQGWMQCSKQDVLCGLLLCTNVTEKPSFGELQGKLTSLTIYHHNRYLDCRGGHAVLDDGLDLGYVEDGTPCGPNMMCLERRCLAVTTFNLSMCPGSSISRVCSHHGTCSNEVKCICDRDYTGKDCSVFDPIPIPTPPDGPEKYKGPSGTNIIIGSVAGAILVAAIVLGGTGWGFKNIRRGRYDPAFES; this comes from the exons ATGCGGGCTGTGAGGTGCCTGCTGTTCGCTGCAGTGCTTGCACGGGTGACGG GTCTGAGGGAGGGCTGGCAGCCCCCCGCTGAAGATCTCGTGCAGCCCAAGAGGCTCCTGCAGCAGATCCACTCTCAGGACGAGCTGCTCCACAGCCGCCTCGACACCCGCGTCCAAAACTCCTCGTCGGGGGCGCAG CCCGTGCATCTGGCCCAGAGCAGCTTCCTGGTGGAGGCCTTTGGCAGCTCATTTGTCCTCGACCTGGAACTCAACCA CCATCTCCTGTCGACGGACTATGTGGAGAGACACTTCGAAGATGACGGGCAGCCGTCGCAGATTAAG GGAGGAGAACATTGTTACTACCACGGACGTGTGCGAGGGCTGCCCCAATCCTGGGCAGCTGTGTCCACTTGCAATGGCCTGTG GGGGATGTTCTCCGACGGGAATGTCTCGTACGGGATCGAACCCGCCGGCGGCGGCGAG GTGGACCATGTTGTGTATCGCATGCCTCGCATCGACCTCCTGTTTCCACCTCCAG CATGCCGCATGAACGGCACCCAGCCTAAAGGGCAGACAGGTGGCGGCACGGGAGACGGGAAGAGGCGGGATGGGGACGACTGGTCTGCGCTGGAGGCAAAGGAGAAGCTTGCCAACAGCTTAAGACGATCAAAAAGACAA GTGCGTCGGGGTCAGCGCACAGTGCAGACGGAGACCAAATACATCGAGCTGATGGTCGTAAATGACCACGAGCTG TTTGTCCAACAGCGTCGCTCCACCTCTCAGACGAAGAACTTTGCCAAAGCGGTGGTGAACATGGCGGATGCG ATCTACAAGGATCAACTCAACACGCGCATCGTCCTGGTCGCCATGGAAACCTGGTCGTCCCAAAACCGCATCTCGGTGGGCGACGACGCCCTGCTCACCCTGCGCGACTTCATGAAGTACCGCAAGGCGAGCATCCGCGAGCGCTGCGACGCCGTGCACCTCCTCTC CGGGAGGACGTTCATGAGCAGCCGCAGCGAGGCCGCCTATATCGGCGGGATCTGCTCGCTCAGCAGAGGCGGCGGCATCAACGAG TTTGGCGCCGTGGGTCCGGTGGCCATCACGCTGTGCCAGAGCCTGGGTCAGAACATCGGAATGCTGAGGAACAAGGACAGACCTGCTGCAG GAGACTGCAGGTGTCCAGACCCGTGGTTGGGATGCATCATGGAGGACACTGG CTACTACCTACCCAGGAAGTTCTCTCGCTGCAGTGTGGACGAATATCTCCGCTTCTTGCAGCAAGGCGGCGGCAGCTGCTTGTTCAACAAGCCCAGCAAG CTGCTCGACCCGCCCGAGTGCGGCAACGGCTACGTGGAGCTCGGCGAGGAGTGCGACTGCGGCACACTCATG GAGTGCGCCCGCAACGGCGCCAACTGCTGCAAGAAGTGCACGCTTACCCACAATGCAATGTGCAGCAACGGCCTCTGCTGCAGAGACTGCAAG TACGAGCTGAGAAGCGTGACGTGTCGCGAGGCCGTCAATGACTGTGACATCCCGGAAACCTGCGTAGGGGACTCCagccag TGTCCGCACAACGTCCACAAGCTGGACGGGTACCCGTGCGAGGCCGGTCAG GGCCGCTGTTACGGGGGCCGCTGTAAGACAAGAGACAGCCAGTGCCGGAGCCTGTGGGGCTACA ACGCCGCTGACAGGTTCTGCTACGAAAAGCTCAATTCCGAGGGCACGGAGAAAGGGAACTGCGGCCTTGAGCCTGGCGGCCAGGGATGGATGCAATGCAGCAAGCA ggaCGTTCTGTGTGGTTTGCTGCTGTGCACCAACGTGACGGAAAAGCCAAGCTTTGGCGAGCTGCAGGGCAAACTCACCAGTTTGACCATCTATCATCACAACAGATACCTGGACTGCAG GGGTGGTCACGCAGTGCTGGACGACGGCTTGGACTTGGGCTACGTGGAGGACGGCACACCATGCGGGCCCAACATGATGTGTCTGGAACGGCGCTGCCTCGCGGTCACCACCTTCAACCTCAGCATGTGTCCCGGATCGTCCATCTCGCGCGTCTGCTCCCATCACGGC ACATGCAGCAACGAGGTGAAGTGCATCTGCGATCGCGACTACACTGGGAAGGACTGCAGCGTGTTTGACCCCATCCCCATTCCCACGCCACCCGATGGCCCCGAGAAGTATAAAG GTCCGAGCGGGACCAACATCATCATTGGCTCGGTGGCCGGTGCCATCCTGGTGGCGGCCATCGTCCTGGGAGGCACAGGATGGGGGTTCAA AAACATCCGGAGAGGAAGGTACGACCCCGCCTTTGAGTCCTGA